One Argiope bruennichi chromosome 5, qqArgBrue1.1, whole genome shotgun sequence DNA segment encodes these proteins:
- the LOC129968250 gene encoding uncharacterized protein LOC129968250 — translation MSSRRETTESERLLVVKWSKEGKSLREIASLIGVFHGCVQKILQKYKKTGSVANIPGRGRKETLSTTAKRKIIHSVKKDRLTLHQYGFNGRTPIRKPLINNGRFKIWREAGKALAPKNTIKTVKFGGGSVLVWGCMAAGGVGELAFIDAQSPDLNVIENLWSQLEKAVHEHEITSKEVLKKVRRGEWVKFSVETAKTLVESLPRRLQAVIQAKGYATKY, via the exons atgagCTCTCGTAGAGAAACTACTGAATCTGAACGTTTATTGGTTGTAAAATGGTCGAAAGAGGGCAAATCTCTTCGAGAAATCGCTTCGTTGATTGGTGTATTTCATGGTTGTGTTCAAAAAATactacagaagtataaaaaaactgGATCTGTGGCCAATATTCCTGGAAGAGGACGTAAAGAAACACTGAGTACTACAGCGAAGAGGAAGATCATTCACTCAGTAAAGAAAGATCGACTTACCCTTCACCAATATGGGTTTAATGGCCGTACACCAATACGAAAGCCACTCATCAA CAATGGacgatttaaaatatggagaGAAGCTGGGAAAGCACTGGCACCTAAAAACACCATTAAGACAGTCAAGTTCGGAGGTGGATCTGTCCTCGTTTGGGGTTGTATGGCGGCTGGAGGAGTTGGAGAGCTTgcttttattgatg CCCAGTCTCCAGACCTAAATGTCATCGAAAATTTGTGGTCGCAATTAGAGAAAGCTGTACATGAGCACGAAATCACAAGCAAGGAAGTTCTCAAGAAGGTTCGGAGAGGAGAATGGGTTAAATTTTCTGTTGAAACCGCTAAAACACTAGTAGAATCACTGCCCAGAAGATTACAAGCTGTAATTCAAGCAAAAGGTTATGcaacgaaatattaa